The Accipiter gentilis chromosome Z, bAccGen1.1, whole genome shotgun sequence DNA window GCGGCTGCCGGACTGGAGCCGCACCTTACCCCGGCTGGGTCTCGCCGCGGCTTTCCTGCCGGCGAGAGGCTCCCGCGGGGCCGGGTGAAGCGTTCCTCTTCTGCCGGGTGCCATTAGGTGGATCGCAGACTTCCTGCGGGCACGTCTCTCTTCCTCATCCGGGCCGCCCGCTCCCGGCCAGCGGCGGGACGGAGGGACGGACCCCAGACCCACCGCTCGCAGGGGctcggggcagggcagggccccgCTCCGGGGGCTGAAGCCAAATCCGTCCCTCGCACAAGACTCCCTCTCTGCCTCTCAGGGAATGCTCTGGCCCCGTGTCCCCCACCCCGGGCCCGTCCCACGCAAGGCAGCCGCGGGGCGCGTCCCAcctgcccgggccggggcgtctGTCCCGGCCCGGCCAGCCCGCAGAAGCCGTTTGCcggtggggctgagcccccctcccctgccgtcacccacccccacccaccccagtaTAGGGAGGGGGGGCGCGCAGGGCCGCAGCCCCCATCCCCGTCCTTCTCTCGCACCGACGGCGGCCCCGGAGGAAGGCAGCCCCCGCGGGAGCCGCCCCGCGCCCTCGGGGGGTGGGAAACCGCGCTGCCCCGCGGGGCTGCCGAGCTGCCCCCAGCTCTCAGCTTGGGGAGCAGGTTGCCGGTACCCCGCCGTCCTccgccgcaccccccccccccaacgccccCCGCGCCCTCCCGGTTTGGGTGCGCGGATTTTAACCGCAGCCGCCAGGACCGCGCTCCCCTCCCCGCTTGGAGCCGGGGGCGGGGGTCACAGAGGCTGCAGCGGCCCTGCCCCGCTCGGGGcggtgcggggtggggggtgggggggttaagCAGGACCGTGCCCGTGGCCCGGGGGCCCCCTTCCCCGgatgggggggccggggggcggccgcTGCCCTCGGGGAGGAGGAGCTGTGGAGGGGGAGGTTCTCTGGGGAGACTGAAAGCCAGGAGCGGCCCtgcggtccgggccggcgggggcGATGCAGGGGTCCCCCCGGAGCGAGGGTTCCGGCGACCGTCTGTgcagcgccgccgcccgcggggacCACGAGGAGGTGCGGAAGCTCCTGGAGGCGGGCGCGGATCCCAACGGGACCAACTCCTTTGGGAGGACCCCGCTCCAGGTACGGAGCACCGGcgggtgggggtgaggggtgggggggagttgtCCTCTGCCACGCTGGCAGGGGCGGGGGACACGACGGAATTTCGGGTTTTGAGTGAATATTTACTGTTGTTATCAGAGCCGGACTGCAGCCGCAGCTGCCCGAATACAAGCGGGCGCTTTTCTGAACCCTCGCCCTCCTGCGAATGCTAGAAGGAGTTTAGAGGGGCACGGCTGGCAGCAAACGAATTTTGCTAGAGGGTACTCAGAAGGAGAAGCGGGACTGCAAAATCCGCTTCCAGATGGGTTCAGGGAGTTGCCTGCGCTTCGATCAGattttcttgtttgggttttttttttgtttgttttaaatatagccTTAATGGGTCTTTCTCCCCAAGGAAGTCGAAGTGGGGTCCCTTACTAGTATATTCATGTGAAAGAACAGCACAGAAGGCGGCGTAGGAATTGTCACTGAGTAGAAACTGTAACTCGAAATTAGGTATATATTAGCAGTCGCCactattattagtagtagtattttgATATTCACTATTCATCAATAGTGGTAGTATTAATTGATGGCTCTTATAAGTACCAGTGTGTAGTGGAGTTGCTTTCCAGGCGTTTTGAGAGCTAGAAGTGTGTTATATTAATCGACGTGCTTAAGCTGGAAGTTTTTAAATGCTCATCGAACGATTAAGGTACTGTGATTTAAACTGGAGCTGTGTATTTGATGAAAAGGTTTTCTCGAGTTGTCGTTTGAAGCATATATTTAATGATTCACCAGCTAACTGAACAGCCATTTTGGTCCCTGCACTTCATATAgataaggaaatattttcctaaagTAAGCTGCTGAGAAAGGCACTGAGAAAGTTATTCGTTTTGTTTCTGTTGTAGGTTCAAACTCCAGATGAAAAGGGTCTCCAAATTGTTgtaaattttctctttcctcccccccTATGTCAGAGTGAGACTAAGTTCTGTTTCCCTGATCAACACTTTGCAAAATGGCTGCCACTCTCACATGTGGACTTTCTTTATCTTCCTGAAAAATTTAACCTCTGCAGGAATTTAGAAATTATGAAATTTATAAGCATTTTTGCACTTCTATGATAAATAAACCCAAATATTTGTAGTCCATAACCAAATTCTCtcgagaaagaaaataatgagaaaaccTATTGTCCCAAGGTATTTTCTACAGTTTAAGACTTGATTTATGGATGTTAAAATTCCATTGAAAACGACCAGGACAATGCGCGAAGCAAAACCCCAAGTGTcacattcttttgtttgtttgcttgttggttttgtttgtttctttttttggtttgcttttgttaaaTCGTGCATGATCAGACCTTGCCAGAAGTTTCTGCTTTTGGTTCAGCTGGAGAGTGGCATTAGGGCTTCAGAAGGAAAGTTTTGTGCATTACCTGTGGATGCTCAGCAGCTTCCCTTGCTCCTGTGAGAGGCAGCACAGGTTTAGCCAGagctgagaaagagagagagaaaaagggctCGATCCAGGACTCAGGCGGGGGGGAAATCCACACCGGGCACTGAAAAGAGCCAAACCACTGCCAGGGCCGTTACATCCAACTAACTGCCTTGTCCGGCTGCGCTTGCTGTGCTGCGGTCCCCACTCTGCAGGGGTATATCAGTAACGCACCCTGAGGGGCAGGAGGGCTTAACGCAAGGCTCCTCAGGGCTGTCACAGAATACACAGTGTGCATAGACATATACAGTGTGTGCGTGCGCCTGTCTGTGTGTACCTATATAtaatatgtgtgtttatatacacacagacagGCACACACACTATTTATGGTACAATGAATGGTACATGCATGGGTGGTATATAGAAATGGCGTACGGATTGCGTGTGCGTATGTATACCTACGTACGTATGTGTGTACGTACATATGTATGCGTGCGTGTGTATACACACCCCACAAGTACCGTGTATGCCATGGTATCTAGACATGGCACAGAAAGTGGAAGAGAACGTACAGACGTGTAGCACCTAGTCTGGAAGCCACAGACATCGCAGCTAGTATTTTATCACAGAACACCCCAGGCTGGACGGCACCCACCCCGACGGATGGTCGAGTACGGCCGTGCGCACCGACGCGGGTCACAGCTACAAAGAGCTGACGCAGGAAAACCATGCCCAGAAGACATGCCAGCCCCGCAGCCTCCCAGCCCCCAGCCGCCGCCGTCCCCACTACCCACCCCACCCGCCTCGCCCCGGCTCTCCGCAGCCGCGCTGCTCCGCGCTGCTCCGCGGCtgagcgggcggggcgggcgccgccgccgccgccgccgccgctgacGCTGTCTCTCTCCGCAGGTGATGATGCTGGGCAGCCCGCGGGTGgccgagctgctgctgcagcgcggAGCCGACCCCAACCGCCCCGACCCGCGCACCGGATCCCTCCCGGCCCACGACGCGGCCCGCGCTGGCTTCCTGGAGACGCTGGCGGCGCTGCACCGCGCCGGGGCGCGCCTCGACCTGCCCGACGGCCGCGGCCGCCTCCCCCTCGAcgtggcggcgggggggccgcACGGACCGGTGGGCCGCTACCTGCGCCACCCGccgcccgtccccgccgccgcaCCGGGAGCCGGGACGGCCGCGGAGGCGGCTGCGCCCtgacccccgccccgccccatcccacccggcccccgccccgcccgctgtCCGCCgctcgccccccccgcccccccggggcaGCGCCCGAAGCCCCGGCGGCAgccctcccccgcctccccccgccgaGACCCTCTCTCTCCCGCTGCCCCCTGCGCGCATCTTCGCCGCAGGCTGCCGGGGAGGTCCCCCCTGCCGTCGAGGCACCCGGCGAGCGCTCACGGCTGGTGGTGCTCCGGGGAGCCCCGGCTGCTGGGGAGGGCGATCCTCTGTCCCTGTGCCCCAGAGCTCCTCCCGCACGCCCCGGGCGCTCCCTGTCCCGCTTCTGAGAGGCCATGCGTGCTGCTGAATTTTCCCAGAAAAATCGGAAAGAACCAAACCGCGGCCGTGGGGAGCGCTCCTgctcctcccccccgccgccgcagACTCCCCGGCAAACCGTTGTCCGGCACTCCAGGGAGAAAAAGACCCGCAACAATTTCGTCGTTTGCCCCCCTCCATTCATTGTGAAATTGATATGGTTTGGAGAAGTGAGCACGCTCCGTGTCCCTTAGAGCTTGCTCACTGACCTGCCAGCCGCTGCCTCGATCTCCATCGGATACCTGTCTCATTCACGACGGTACTGGTTTTATTCATTATTGCACAATCCCGGAGGGCTTTGCATTTTGGCGATACCTTGAAATTCTTTTATATAGCTCTCCGAAATAGTGAACGCAGTCACCATCGCGTTTACAAATGTAAGTCATCTTCAAATCTTCTCCCCTCACCGCTCCCCTCAATTTAgaaaagtcttaaaatatttaacattgaTCGATATTACAGTTTGGGAACTACTACAAATATTTTGTAGAGATGTATTGAGGGACGGCTAGCCATGCCAGAAACCAATTGGTAATCGTTTAGTTACTGCGTGGTGTTAACATTTGGAGATACCCCGCTGATAAAGAAGATCTGGGCAACGAGCTCGGTATTTTTTAAGTCAGCTTTCCGGGTCTCTAAACCagatatttggaaacaaaaacaaatgacCAAGATAAATCTGAATCTCTTCACATGCATTGCCTCTGTTTTTCCTACGCTATTTCCATAGGCTACCCAATGTTCACTTATGTGTGATGAAATACGTGTTATTATTCAAgtgcaaaaaatatatatattaaaaataaaacccccaaaaaaaagaacccaaacaaaaaacaaccaatcCTTGTGTTCAACTATTAAACTTCCCTGTACGCAGCATTACTGAGTGTTGGGCAGTGTTATATCGACTTCGTCCTTGGCTTACATTTTTTGTGTCACGCAACACATTTACGCAGGTAGAATGTACAGGGCTTATACGCAGGTGCGTATTatttacacacatacacagtCGAGCTAAAAACATCCATGAAACTCGttaatttccttatttaaaacaCGGCTTACAGAGCAACAGGAAACCTCAGCTGCATTTCGTACCTTTGCATGACTTCACGATCTCTTTAAAAGcgaaatagttttttttcttttcctgctagAAGACCGATGGCAAGCACACTCTGTAGAATAAGGCACCACGGGCGCATACTATCCCTGAAGGCTATTTTTTTCCCACTCCGGCAGACACGTTGGTATTTTTGTTGCCCATGCTTAGGAGCCTGCACTTTGCTCAGGGCACAGACCACGAGGCCAGAAGAACCGCTCCAATGCCCGCTTCGTTTGCCATGGAACGGCTTTCTGCcgctcatttctttaaaatagaagggggaaaaaacccaaatcgctctcccctcaaaaaaaaaaaaaaaaggggggggggctaTTTCCTAGCTCTCCGGGGGCCAACTGGAGAGCGACCCGCGCCCCAGAGGGCGTTTGGCGGCCGGCGGGACGAGGGCTCAGGAaatggggctggggcgggggcagGGCGGGCGGGACGAACGCGGTTATTTTTcctcccccgacccccccccccctccggcttGCCTGCATGCAGGCGGGAGCCCAGCTCAGCCCTGCGACGCTTGGGCCTGAGGGCAGGTGACGGTCCCACCCGCCCAAGATGCCGGCGGACCCCGGCCGGAGCATCCCTGCCTTCTCCGCTCCCCGCTGGGCCCCGGCCCCTGCCGCCCGCCGCCCTGCCCACAGGCTGCCCACCGGAGGCGCCCCCTAGCCCGTGGGAGCCCCGGCGAGTCCCTTCGGAAACACTCGGCAAGTGGAGGAGTGGCATTCACACCGGCATGCCATCGGGGCTTCCACGCAGCCTCTCCCAACCCGGGAAAGCCGTGCCGAAAGAGCGTGACTTTCCCAGGGGCTTTGGCCTCGGAGCTGCTGAAGCCCAAAACTTCCTTGGGAAGTCATCAGAAGAGGGGAGGATGAAGAGTTTTTGGGATGGATTTAACGCGTGGTGATTTTGGAGGTGGTGTAAGCACGGTAAGTGCCTGAACGGACAAGGCATTCACCAGAGTGAGGAAAGGAAGACTTCGCACTGCTTAGGAAAGTATAGAAAAAGGTTTTCTCTCCCAGTGTCCAGCCCAGCCTCTGTGAAAAAATATTCACCACTTTATTGTCTCTataaaaagtctttaaaaagatAGGTTCATCACATTGAGGTAGCAGCTTTatgctgctttcctttctgtcATAAATGTTCACTCTTTGGACGAGGACCAGCAGCAGTATGTGTTACAAAGCATGCTTCAGTTGTGTGTGCACGCCAGCATCTAAATAATGTGACTAGACATCTTCCACTGTCGTGTCCTCTGTCAAGCTTTTATACTTAATGAAAATCCCTTCAGGTGTAATGGCACTTAGAAAACCAAAGTGTTTTCTATGACACATTCTGGAAATTTACTTTTCGAGAACATGACTCCCAGACTTTACAACAGGCATCATCCCCTTTAAATTAATCTAAGTTTATTGTGTCTAAAGGTCCATAGGCTTTACATACTGTGTTCACAGTCTTTAAAAGcttcacagaagtgaaaaacaaGAACTATTTTAGGAAACAGTCATCACCTGACCTTGCCTGGGCCATAGGCGTGGAAATGCATTAACCTCACTGCCTACTTACATAGAAAACAAGCCTCAAGCACTGTGAGTCTCAGGAGGAAAATGTAAATGCTCAGACCCCTCACAGAAGAAAGTGAGGAATTTGAAGATGGGACAGGTAAGCCACAGGACCTGGTGCTGGAGAGAGGACCTCTGAAGACATTCATATCTTACAAGAGCTCTGGAGGGGCAATCACCCCCAGTAGTAGAGGTGAGGGTTGATATACCTAGTGGTTCTaggtacatattttttttaatcacatctcAATCAATCCTAACCTGACACTCACTGAAGTAATTCACCATTTCCTCtttttcccgccccccccccccccctttctttcccaAACTTACAAGAAGAAGAGGTAGGAATACTTTAAGATTCTTTATGAACAGAAGTTAACAAGGAACACTCTTTTTCTCTGTGGAAAAGAGGTCAGAGGACAAATGTCTCTACATTTCTCTCTGTTACCATGTACTCCTAAGTACCTGCATGCTTTTGGTAGAAACACTTGCTAAGAAAGTGCTGGAGAAAGCCCAAGAAGGGGAAGCAAAATGAGAGGTGGTCCTTAGAGTTGAAAACCAAGAA harbors:
- the LOC126036301 gene encoding cyclin-dependent kinase 4 inhibitor B-like isoform X1, translated to MGRAPLAGRRRRRQPRAAWGDQGEASVLCDPRVRPRRGRSMARRTSSTVADELANAAARGDLQRLKELLDGAADPNGVNSYGRTPIQVMMLGSPRVAELLLQRGADPNRPDPRTGSLPAHDAARAGFLETLAALHRAGARLDLPDGRGRLPLDVAAGGPHGPVGRYLRHPPPVPAAAPGAGTAAEAAAP